Proteins from one Malania oleifera isolate guangnan ecotype guangnan chromosome 4, ASM2987363v1, whole genome shotgun sequence genomic window:
- the LOC131153293 gene encoding uncharacterized protein LOC131153293 isoform X4 produces MPIIQSDGLPALQMATTLRQLNPNPRVSRVAAWGLPARAASFLSSVKLRAFSADGNETVDKVSSKPSICTADELHYVSVSKSDWRLALWRYTPSPQAPTRNHPLLLLSGVGTNAIGYDLSPGSSFARYMSSQGYDTWILEFRGAGLSIQGLDTKGSEQSANVISEQMEAVASSANEVVSADQESTSICGALSESEISNVERDLTGIATISDESKLVTKLTETFMRLSERFSGFLSEGQSKIMSAKLFDQISKLLGDSQLSDRFNEIRIKLSNLLELRQNSTIAGQIRDLSERLVNVIEEGQRSVSPQFFDLQELFSTTLEDFQKQLELVVKYDWDFDHYLEEDVPAAMEYIRSQSNPKNGKLLAIGHSMGGILLYAMLSRCAFEGRDSGLAAVVTLASSLDYTSSKSSLKLLLPLADPAQALNVPAVPLGTILAATFPLSSRPPYVLSWLNPLISAEDMMHPELLKKLVLNNFGIGGSISLHNPVSESL; encoded by the exons ATGCCGATAATTCAGTCGGACGGACTTCCGGCGCTTCAGATGGCGACCACTCTCCGCCAGTTGAACCCAAATCCGCGCGTCTCACGCGTCGCCGCGTGGGGGCTTCCAGCAAGGGCTGCATCTTTCTTAAGCTCGGTGAAGCTGAGAGCTTTTTCCGCCGACGGAAATGAGACCGTCGATAAGGTCTCTAGCAAGCCTTCGATATGTACCGCCGACGAGCTCCATTACGTTTCCGTGTCGAAGTCCGATTGGAGGCTGGCTCTCTGGCGCTACACGCCTTCCCCTCAA GCTCCAACGAGGAACCATCCGCTGCTGCTTTTATCGGGGGTGGGGACTAATGCCATCGGATACGATCTCTCTCCTGGG TCTTCATTTGCTCGTTACATGTCCAGCCAAGGATATGACACATGGATTCTTGAGTTTCGAGGCGCTGGCTTAAGCATACAAGGATTAGATACCAAAGGAAGTGAACAATCAGCTAATGTCATCTCAGAGCAGATGGAAGCAGTTGCTAGTAGTGCAAATGAAGTTGTCTCAGCTGACCAGGAGTCGACCAGCATTTGTGGGGCTTTGTCTGAGTCTGAGATCTCTAATGTTGAAAGAGACCTAACAGGGATAGCTACAATAAGCGATGAATCAAAATTGGTGACTAAGCTGACAGAAACATTTATGCGTTTATCAGAAAGATTTTCTGGATTTCTTAGTGAAGGTCAATCAAAGATAATGTCTGCTAAATTATTTGATCAAATATCAAAACTCTTAGGAGATTCTCAATTGTCTGATCGCTTCAATGAGATTAGGATAAAGCTTTCAAATTTGTTGGAATTGAGGCAAAACTCTACTATTGCTGGTCAAATTAGGGATCTAAGTGAAAGACTTGTAAATGTTATTGAGGAAGGTCAACGGTCTGTTTCACCTCAGTTTTTTGACTTGCAAGAACTTTTTTCGACAACATTAGAAGATTTCCAGAAACAGCTTGAGCTGGTTGTGAAGTATGATTGGGATTTTGATCACTACCTGGAAGAGGACGTTCCTGCTGCG ATGGAATACATAAGGTCTCAAAGCAATCCAAAGAATGGTAAATTGCTTGCAATTGGACATTCAATGGGAGGTATCTTGCTGTATGCAATGTTGTCACGATGTG ctttTGAAGGAAGAGACTCCGGATTGGCAGCTGTGGTTACTTTGGCATCGTCGCTTGACTACACTTCTTCAAAATCATCGCTCAAATTGCTCTTACCCCTA GCTGATCCTGCACAGGCTCTCAATGTTCCTGCTGTTCCTTTGGGGACAATATTGGCTGCGACTTTTCCTCTCTCATCTCGTCCTCCTTATGTATTGTCTTGGCTGAACCCTTTGATATCAGCAGAGGACATGATGCATCCAGAATTGTTGAAAAAGCTTGTCTTGAACAACTTCG